The segment AAATCACAGATAGCCTTTGCCAGGAAAAAGTAAGCTGAGGCATTAGACAATTGAACCTTGAATTCTTCCTCTGTGACTGAGTTCAAGTCGGCAGAAAGTGGAAAGTGACCGTTGTTGATCAACGTATCAATCCTTCCATATTCTGCTTGAACTCTTTGAACCCCAGCTTGACGGGAAATCTCATCCAGTTGATCCAACTGAATTCCCAAGTGAGCCTGCTGCACTGGTCTTGGCAATTGCTGAGCAAATTGAACAGCTTTATCTTCCTCACGACTACTTACTACCACGCTAGAACCAGCTTCGGCTAAGCCCCGCGCCAGGGCTTTCCCCAAGTGGCCACAGGCACCGGTGACCAAGCTCACAGTACCGGTGAGATCAAATAACTGTTGGATGGTTTTGCTTTCATTTTGGATGCTGCTCATTC is part of the SAR324 cluster bacterium genome and harbors:
- a CDS encoding SDR family oxidoreductase, with protein sequence MSSIQNESKTIQQLFDLTGTVSLVTGACGHLGKALARGLAEAGSSVVVSSREEDKAVQFAQQLPRPVQQAHLGIQLDQLDEISRQAGVQRVQAEYGRIDTLINNGHFPLSADLNSVTEEEFKVQLSNASAYFFLAKAICDLAVSQQRQASVIMLGSMYGSVGSYPDAYEDVSPASPVAYHTLKGGILQMTRHLAVYWASKGVRVNSLSPGPFPAPSAPRGMVQRLEQKSPMKRMGKPDELKGAVVFLASQASSYMTGQNLVIDGGWTAW